The Syntrophales bacterium genome has a segment encoding these proteins:
- a CDS encoding HEAT repeat domain-containing protein yields the protein MFVAILLAWADIARGYKVGPPLSVEKLAAESDIIFKGTAVFGGLVQDEWFKPYSNFVAQETQFKVISVIKGGPPGAMLQFRHYDKSPRRMGHCVQPQYYHFQSNRTYIVFAKKTERAGVYRQLWVNHKGMEDQGVLLCSDDQPVTAPTVKETLWNELTVMLRSDDVSNVTYAIHQLDQMSGGGHRFENTQDFDRTNVLAVVHDLMEHSASEVAQAAIVVVGSHNPYLSDERTVFWLATVGGAEAPGIGKMDPKMKNTGGELYEKDLVIIADSNAPAETRALAIRALGLVRKPVLREAINYWLADSEPAIRASATVLLADYPAPETNRRLIALASDSAPEVRAEVARAIGYSQQKELANVLGKLLADKDAKVRKTAAMSLLSFSPKNEGIAEVLRANLENAEFQPLFLNALARENPEPYRDGLARAVEEKTEPTNWWGGTAPAFDAWDILFKYIQHQPVDSVRSGKLDRYLDAIEKVGNYSSSEPRDIYAFYVQRGMSELAKKFREKANKAASYDLDYFFKQVDQNPSLYKRE from the coding sequence ATGTTCGTAGCCATCCTGCTGGCGTGGGCGGATATCGCTCGAGGTTACAAGGTCGGGCCGCCGTTGAGCGTGGAGAAGCTCGCCGCCGAGTCGGACATCATCTTCAAAGGCACGGCGGTCTTCGGCGGGCTAGTGCAGGATGAATGGTTCAAGCCGTATTCGAATTTCGTTGCCCAAGAGACGCAGTTCAAGGTCATCTCGGTCATCAAGGGAGGCCCGCCGGGCGCAATGCTTCAATTCCGTCACTACGACAAGAGCCCGCGACGGATGGGCCATTGTGTCCAGCCGCAGTATTACCATTTTCAGAGCAACCGGACGTATATTGTGTTTGCCAAGAAAACAGAGCGAGCAGGCGTTTACCGCCAGCTCTGGGTAAACCATAAGGGCATGGAGGATCAAGGGGTGTTGTTATGCTCCGATGATCAGCCGGTAACAGCGCCGACCGTAAAAGAAACGCTTTGGAATGAATTGACAGTCATGCTCAGAAGCGATGATGTCAGCAACGTTACCTATGCCATACACCAACTCGACCAGATGAGCGGTGGAGGTCATCGTTTCGAAAACACGCAAGACTTCGATCGCACGAACGTACTGGCAGTCGTCCACGACTTGATGGAGCACTCCGCTTCGGAGGTTGCACAGGCAGCCATCGTTGTGGTCGGTTCGCACAATCCGTACCTTTCAGATGAACGCACGGTTTTTTGGTTGGCAACTGTCGGCGGTGCTGAAGCACCCGGCATTGGTAAGATGGATCCGAAGATGAAGAACACCGGCGGAGAACTCTATGAGAAGGACTTGGTGATCATCGCCGACAGCAATGCCCCGGCAGAAACGAGGGCCCTGGCTATCCGTGCCTTGGGACTTGTACGCAAACCAGTGCTGCGTGAAGCAATTAACTATTGGTTGGCTGATTCAGAGCCGGCAATACGCGCGTCCGCGACGGTGCTGTTGGCGGATTATCCGGCACCGGAGACAAATCGGCGTCTGATCGCGCTTGCCAGCGATTCCGCGCCAGAGGTTCGCGCCGAGGTCGCCCGCGCCATTGGCTACTCACAGCAAAAGGAACTGGCGAATGTTCTTGGGAAACTGCTGGCTGACAAAGATGCCAAAGTTCGCAAGACGGCGGCAATGAGTCTGCTTTCGTTTTCCCCTAAGAACGAGGGAATCGCGGAGGTCTTGCGGGCTAATCTGGAGAATGCGGAGTTCCAGCCGCTTTTCCTCAATGCTCTGGCAAGAGAGAATCCAGAGCCTTATCGCGACGGCTTGGCGCGAGCAGTGGAGGAAAAGACCGAACCAACCAATTGGTGGGGCGGGACGGCGCCAGCATTCGATGCTTGGGATATTCTTTTCAAATACATCCAGCATCAACCGGTCGACTCTGTGCGCTCCGGCAAGCTGGACCGCTATCTTGACGCGATAGAAAAAGTGGGCAACTACTCGTCTTCTGAACCGCGTGACATATATGCCTTCTACGTCCAACGCGGCATGTCTGAGCTGGCAAAGAAATTCCGGGAGAAGGCGAACAAGGCAGCCTCGTACGACCTTGACTACTTTTTCAAGCAGGTTGATCAGAACCCTTCGCTTTACAAGCGAGAGTAG